Proteins encoded within one genomic window of Drosophila willistoni isolate 14030-0811.24 chromosome XL unlocalized genomic scaffold, UCI_dwil_1.1 Seg141, whole genome shotgun sequence:
- the LOC6648526 gene encoding G-protein coupled receptor moody, translating into MLPQSQTMANGPDSTFSLGRRVAIVNRSNLYLNADHTTVTDENRLFDGYSDELLTFAWVACIVFIIVGVPGNLLTIVALSRGRQTRNSTAIFIINLSCSDLLFGCFNLPLAASTFMERAWTHSELLCQLFPLLRYGLLAVSLLSVSLITINRYIIIAHPRQYPRIYQRRYLALMVASTWIITFSIMIPTWRGVWGRFGLDPSIGSCSILHDKYDRSPKEFLFMLAFILPCVCIVICYARIFLLVRQAAIRAGTTNKNSPNDATTIAITPPANATMHAKTIPPPIGLAGTVLEREKQSASSAEVDDVPTTPRPFIVNEYLAFIDDNASADSLPISYSIRRDPKESAIEANVVLNATKQNTENAAAAAAAAAGQTGSIATLDTSGIRKSQTVLEKNPKYPITTSLRTSFTRFSPRKSHYVSMGNTSNASSIYPGRMSAKDRRLLKMILVIFVWFVICYLPITVTKIWKTATDVHLFNIMGYLLIYLTTCINPLIYVLMSSEYRRAYWNLLRCHQTKSELQQQQQTHLHNAKKKHTESNRVIKT; encoded by the exons ATGTTGCCACAGAGTCAGACCATGGCCAATGGTCCTGACTCCACGTTCAGCCTGGGTCGAAGGGTTGCCATAGTGAATCGAAGTAATCTTTATTTGAATGCCGATCATACGACAGTGACGGATGAAAATAGACTGTTCGATGGCTATTCCGATGAATTGCTAACCTTTGCCTGGGTGGCCTGCATTGTGTTCATCATTGTCGGCGTGCCGGGCAATTTGCTGACCATTGTGGCATTATCACGGGGCAGACAGACACGCAATTCGACAGCcatatttataataaactTATCATGTTCGGATTTGCTCTTTGGCTGCTTCAATTTGCCATTGGCCGCCTCCACATTCATGGAACGGGCCTGGACACACAGCGAATTGCTGTGCCAGCTATTCCCACTGCTACGTTATGGCTTATTGGCCGTATCTTTGCTATCCGTTTCGCTGATAACGATCAATCGTTACATTATCATTGCCCATCCGCGGCAGTATCCACG CATTTATCAGCGTCGTTATTTGGCTCTCATGGTGGCCAGCACATGGATCATTACCTTCTCCATTATGATACCCACTTGGCGTGGTGTATGGGGACGTTTCGGCCTTGATCCGAGCATCGGTTCGTGTTCCATACTCCACGATAAGTACGATCGATCGCCCAAAGAGTTTCTCTTTATGCTCGCATTCATTCTGCCCTGCGTTTGTATTGTCATCTGTTATGCCCGCATCTTTCTGCTTGTACGCCAAGCGGCCATTCGGGCCGGCACCACCAACAAGAATAGTCCAAATGATGCCACTACCATTGCCATTACACCGCCAGCAAATGCCACTATGCACGCCAAGACAATACCACCACCAATTGGACTGGCTGGAACGGTTTTGGAGCGGGAAAAACAAAGTGCATCTAGTGCTGAAGTCGATGATGTACCCACAACTCCCCGGCCATTTATTGTTAATGAGTATCTGGCCTTTATTGATGACAATGCCTCTGCTGATAGTTTGCCCATCTCGTATAGCATACGTAGAGATCCCAAGGAgtcggccattgaggccaatGTTGTGCTTAACGCAACTAAGCAGAATACGGagaatgctgctgctgctgctgctgctgctgccgggCAAACGGGATCGATAGCCACATTGGATACCTCAGGCATACGTAAATCGCAAACTGTTTTGGAAAAGAATCC AAAATATCCGATCACGACTTCGTTGCGAACATCCTTCACTCGTTTCAGTCCACGGAAATCGCATTATGTATCGATGGGTAATACTTCGAATGCATCTTCCATATATCCGGGACGTATGAGTGCCAAGGATCGTCGTCTATTGAAAATGATATTGGTGATATTTGTGTGGTTTGTCATCTGTTATTTGCCCATTACGGTGACCAAAATCTGGAAAACGGCAACCGATGttcatttgtttaatataatGGGTTATCTGTTGATCTATCTGACCACATGTATAAATCCCTTGATCTATGTATTGATGAGTTCGGAATATCGTCGTGCCTATTGGAATTTATTGCGTTGCCATCAAACCAAATCGGAGctccaacagcaacaacagacGCATTTGCATAATGCCAAAAAGAAGCATACGGAATCGAATCGTGTGATTAAAACGTGA
- the LOC6648527 gene encoding G-protein coupled receptor moody — translation MDDDTSTTIGTTPLEPLGTVMTTLATDSEENGFSPSLMTFAAVMTFLIMIVGICGNFLTVVALLKCPKVRNVAAAFIISLCIADLLFCALVLPFQGLRFVQGTWRHGAVLCRIIPFIQYGNIGVSLLCIAMITINRYVMITHHGYYARIYKRHWIAIMIAACWLFSYGMQLPTLLGIWGRFGYDTRLKTCSIMSDSHGHSSKTTLFITAFVIPCMVIIACYAKIFWVVHKSEQRLKSHANKQNSIPNNLRPVAGASGASASAESQTQAQNQACRVSSDSSSYSTDVPEPAPGGGVKQQPSRVKDQREVRAKRNEWRITKMVLAIFLSFVICYLPITIVKVADNNVEHPSLHIFSYIMLYLSACINPIIYVIMNKQYRKAYKTVVLCQPSRLLLPFGKTNGASSAAEKWKDTGLSNNHSRTLVSQMSAGGTGTSMGTTKEAPPSPSLAPAQGLELMSRPGPDLITKSNLPLPQTQPQLPPPPPPPSVTNLCSIRLPIKKSNHSYINSGFNNSSSSSSNNNIPTTNSNPTPISSSSTINSNPMSGIGSSIYRPSTGGHSAPIRRITMVGDDIILEEEELPSTPPPTPPTVPPPPPPSVKTAPPTTPIYMNVNSPKRNQTYTQTNSSVNNLASQPVTGEAQDHMASKVSAKLKFPKD, via the exons ATGGATGATGATACAAGCACCACCATTGGCACCACCCCACTGGAGCCATTGGGTACGGTTATGACAACACTAGCAACGGACAGTGAAGAGAATGG CTTCTCGCCATCGTTGATGACCTTTGCCGCAGTGATGACCTTTCTGATCATGATTGTTGGCATTTGTGGCAATTTTCTCACTGTGGTCGCCCTGCTCAAGTGTCCCAAGGTGCGTAATGTGGCCGCTGCTTTCATTATCAG TCTTTGTATTGCCGATCTATTGTTTTGTGCTCTGGTGTTGCCCTTCCAGGGTTTGCGTTTCGTCCAGGGCACCTGGCGTCATGGAGCCGTTCTGTGTCGCATCATTCCATTCATTCAGTATGGAAACATTGGCGTCTCATTGCTCTGCATTGCCATGATCACAATCAATCGATATGTGATGATTACCCACCATGGCTACTATGCACGGATCTATAAGCGACACTGGATCGCCATTATGATAGCCGCTTGCTGGCTCTTCTCCTATGGCATGCAATTGCCCACTCTGTTGGGCATCTGGGGACGCTTTGGCTACGATACCCGTCTGAAGACTTGCTCCATTATGAGCGATAGCCATGGACACAGCAGCAAGACGACGTTATTTATCACAGCGTTTGTCATTCCTTGCATGGTGATCATTGCATGCTATGCCAAAATCTTCTGGGTTGTCCACAAATCCGAACAACGGCTGAAGAGCCATGCCAACAAACAGAATTCCATACCAAATAATCTGAGGCCAGTTGCGGGAGCCAGTGGAGCAAGTGCCAGTGCTGAGAGTCAGACCCAGGCCCAAAATCAGGCATGTCGTGTGTCCTCCGATAGCAGTAGTTATTCCACAGATGTACCAGAGCCAGCTCCTGGCGGTGGGGTTAAGCAGCAGCCGTCTCGGGTCAAGGATCAACGCGAGGTGAGGGCCAAACGCAATGAGTGGAGAATCACGAAAATGGTTTTGGCCATATTTCTGTCATTCGTCATCTGCTATCTGCCCATAACCATTGTCAAGGTGGCCGACAATAATGTGGAGCATCCCAGTCTGCATATCTTTAGCTACATTATGCTCTACCTGTCGGCCTGCATCAATCCGATCATCTATGTCATTATGAATAAGCAATATCGCAAGGCCTACAAGACGGTGGTTCTGTGCCAACCATCGCGTCTTCTACTGCCCTTTGGCAAGACCAATGGAGCCAGCAGTGCTGCAG AGAAATGGAAAGATACCGGGTTGAGCAACAACCACAGCCGCACCCTGGTCTCGCAGATGTCAGCTGGAGGCACGGGAACATCAATGGGGACAACAAAGGAAGCTCCGCCTTCGCCCTCACTAGCGCCAGCACAGGGCCTCGAGTTGATGTCCCGTCCAGGACCAGATCTGATCACCAAATCGAATCTGCCTCTGCCGCAGACGCAGCCGCAGTtgccaccaccgccgccgccgccgtcgGTGACGAATCTATGCAGCATTCGGTTGCCGATCAAGAAGAGCAATCACTCTTACATAAACAGCGGCttcaacaacagcagcagcagcagcagcaacaacaacatcccCACCACCAACAGCAATCCCACCcccatcagcagcagcagcaccatcaACTCCAATCCAATGAGCGGGATCGGAAGCAGTATCTATCGACCCTCAACTGGAGGCCACTCAGCGCCAATACGACGCATCACGATGGTGGGGGACGATATAATACTGGAGGAGGAGGAACTACCGTCCACACCACCGCCGACACCGCCAACAGTGccaccgccgccaccgccaTCCGTCAAGACAGCTCCGCCCACGACGCCCATCTACATGAACGTCAACAGTCCGAAGAGAAACCAAACCTATACCCAGACAAATAGTTCGGTCAATAATTTGGCATCTCAGCCTGTGACGGGCGAGGCCCAGGATCACATGGCTAGCAAGGTGTCGGCTAAATTGAAATTTCCAAAAGACTAA
- the LOC6648528 gene encoding E3 ubiquitin-protein ligase RNF126-A, producing MGDKCVFCTICSERYQAEDIILATNCGHAFHEECLQRWREESTTCPICRKKDVQCFQLYLDFEDSSSNDQSQGQTSAISPSDSASNSSRNTNNNNNNNNSVANGNKPDEGGSDGANREFENLLYETGIYRDEVDYLNQRISALMTLNSDLEALLLLHSEESESD from the exons ATGGGCGACAAATGTGTATTCTGCACCATCTGTTCGGAGCGCTATCAGGCGGAGGATATTATTCTTGCTACAAACTGTGGCCATGCCTTTCACGAGGAATGTCTGCAACGATGGCGAGAGGA GTCAACTACTTGCCCGATTTGCCGCAAAAAAGACGTTCAGTGTTTTCAGCTCTATTTAGACTTTGAGGATTCCTCATCCAACGATCAAAGTCAAGGTCAGACATCAGCAATCTCCCCTAGTGATTCAGCTTCCAATAGCAGCAGAaacactaacaacaacaacaacaacaacaacagcgttGCTAACGGGAATAAGCCAGACGAGGGCGGGAGCGATGGAGCCAACAGAGAATTTGAGAATCTGTTATACGAGACGGGAATATATCGTGATGAGGTTGATTATCTGAATCAACGCATTAGTGCTTTAATGACGCTGAATTCGGACCTGGAAGccttgctgctgttgcactCCGAGGAATCGGAGTCAGATTAA
- the LOC6648529 gene encoding protein ultraspiracle: protein MDNCDQDAGFRLGHIKEEVKPDISQLNDSNNSSFSPKAESPGPFGLQSMTMVHVLPNDNQMVAQAPNASASSATPQQYPPNHPLSGSKHLCSICGDRASGKHYGVYSCEGCKGFFKRTVRKDLTYACRENRNCIIDKRQRNRCQYCRYQKCLSCGMKREAVQEERQRGARASAGRPAPPNAGSGGGGGGGGGGGGSAGVGGTGQDEFMPTSVSRDFTIERLLEAEQRAENQSGDRALSFLRVGPNSTVQPEYKGAVSALCQVVNKQLYQMVEYARLMPHFAQLPLDDQVILLKAAWNELLIANVAWCSIGSVDDVSSGMGHDSAFERRSPVLQPQQLFLNQSFSYHRNSAIKAGVSTIFDRILSELSVKMKRLNLDRRELTCLKAIILYNPDIRGIKNRAEIEMCREKVYACLDEHCRQEHPGDDGRFAQLLLRLPALRSISLKCLDHLFFFRIISDRPLEDLFIEQLESQPPPGLTLTLNPE from the coding sequence ATGGATAATTGCGACCAGGACGCTGGTTTTCGTCTGGGACACATTAAGGAGGAGGTCAAGCCGGATATATCACAGCTCAACGACAGCAACAATAGCAGCTTCTCGCCAAAGGCGGAGAGTCCGGGTCCATTTGGTCTCCAAAGCATGACCATGGTCCATGTGCTACCCAATGATAATCAAATGGTGGCGCAGGCGCCCAATGCATCGGCCTCGTCAGCCACACCGCAACAATATCCGCCGAATCATCCATTGAGCGGCTCAAAGCATTTGTGCTCCATTTGCGGCGATCGAGCCAGTGGCAAACACTATGGCGTTTACAGTTGCGAGGGCTGTAAAGGCTTCTTCAAGCGCACGGTGCGCAAGGATCTCACATATGCCTGCCGCGAGAATCGTAATTGCATCATTGATAAGAGGCAACGGAACCGTTGCCAATATTGCCGCTATCAGAAATGTTTATCGTGTGGCATGAAGCGGGAGGCTGTCCAGGAGGAGCGGCAACGTGGAGCCAGAGCCTCAGCCGGACGGCCCGCTCCACCAAATGCCGGTAGTGggggcggcggcggcggtggaggaggaggtggcGGTTCAGCAGGCGTGGGTGGAACTGGACAAGATGAGTTTATGCCAACAAGTGTGTCCCGTGACTTTACCATCGAACGTCTATTGGAAGCCGAACAGCGGGCAGAGAACCAGAGCGGTGATCGTGCTTTGTCCTTTCTGCGAGTGGGTCCGAATTCCACTGTTCAGCCGGAATACAAGGGCGCCGTATCCGCCCTATGTCAGGTGGTTAACAAACAGCTCTACCAGATGGTCGAGTATGCTCGTCTCATGCCGCATTTTGCCCAGTTACCATTGGACGATCAGGTCATCCTTCTGAAGGCCGCCTGGAACGAGCTACTCATAGCCAATGTGGCCTGGTGCAGCATTGGATCCGTGGACGACGTGTCCTCTGGCATGGGCCATGACAGCGCCTTTGAGCGGCGTTCGCCGGTATTGCAACCGCAGCAACTGTTTTTGAATCAAAGTTTTTCGTATCATCGCAACAGCGCCATCAAAGCTGGCGTCTCCACGATCTTCGATCGCATCCTGTCTGAGCTGAGTGTAAAGATGAAACGCCTAAATCTGGATCGTCGTGAGCTGACCTGCCTGAAGGCCATTATCCTCTACAATCCTGATATACGTGGCATCAAGAATCGAGCTGAAATTGAGATGTGTCGGGAGAAGGTCTACGCCTGTCTAGACGAACACTGCCGCCAGGAGCATCCCGGCGATGATGGACGATTTGCCCAGCTACTGTTGCGCCTGCCCGCCTTGCGCTCGATTAGTCTGAAATGTCTGGATCACCTGTTCTTCTTCCGCATCATCAGCGATCGACCGCTGGAGGATCTATTTATCGAGCAACTGGAATCGCAGCCACCGCCAGGCCTGACCCTGACTCTAAACCCCGAATGA